GGTTTATCCTGGAATTAGTATTTCTGTAGTGTGCACAGACAGCTCTTCTCAAATGTATCTTGCAAATGGGCTCTTCTCTCCTGGAGGTGGATGTATTCAGAGAAGGAAGCTGAGGCATGGCTGAAATGCCTTGCCTAGGGCCTTGCAGCAAGCTAGCAACAGGACTGGGAAGGGGGCTCTGAACACCTTGTCACTCCTCTTATTCGAGCTGCTCAGGTGCTGTTCAGAAGATGTTCAGTTTTGCctgttcttccctctccctgtgaATGTGTAATCCGCTTGCCCTAATCTGTTCTATGCAGTCCATTCTGCAGAGGCATGCTAGCCACTTCGCTAGTGCTGTGCAGTCTAACAGGACAGTAGCTTCTTCTGACCCTGCTGTATATGGCTATTTTCATACCTTGTTTCTGCATCCTGTGCCAGGATTGCATGAGTTTACTGGTTGATAAATTAATAGATTTGCTCCTCTGCCTTGTTTTACTGAACTTCTAGAACAGATATTGCCATTTTGTCTCTCAAAATTCCCcactacaaaaaaataaaaataataattaaaaaaaaatttgcatgtaGTTACCCCAGTCTGTCTCTTGTGATGGACTAATGTAGTATTGGAACTGGATGGGCAGAAGGGCAAATACTTCTTTCAGGGATGGCTGTCATCTTTCAGTCTACCACCTCTAGTTGCTTGCAGCCTTCCCAAGTAGCACTAAGTCAAAGCTGGCATTTTACCACTTATTGTTGTAAGCAGCAAACCAGGGAATAGAGTTCTGTATTTAGTGTCTCTAGGGAATGTGGTGCTTTTTGAGTTCATGTTAGGAAGGGCTTCCTTTGCAGTTCTGTGCTGgaagttcattttaaatacaaacttgAATTCTGCCAAAGCAGGTGGTGTGGGCATTCCACTTGTCAAAGAAAGCTTTCTCCCAGCCAGTGGTACATAGAAACCTGCTATCGACCTTGCAGTCCCCCAGGACTTGTTGGGACTGTCCGTACAAATGGTATCTTACGGGTTAGGGAAACATGATTGAATTTTTGCTCTTCCTCCTTTACAATTGAATTCATGCAAGTTTCAAAATGACTGAAGGGCTAGTGCTCGTACTACTCTTGAGCTTGGCTAGCAAGTACGACGTGATATTACTGCTTTTTCACTGTCATTAGAACAAGTTACAATGACTTCATGTTCTTTGCTTGCGTTGCATGTCAGATAGGGGAATTTTGTGAGCTCACAGTTACCCAGTCAGGCTTCCGGCCTTTCTGTGGCTCTTTGAAGAATGTGCTTTAAGTTTCATCTGGAAGTCTGAAGGACAGAACAAGCACTGCCATAAGGCCTCTGCTTCCCAGAACCTTTTGATTTCCTTTGTGACTCTTAAATCCCAGCTGAGATGAACTCTAGGTGGGAGCGGTTGGTCAGGGAAGTGAATTCTTCTTTTAAGTATGCCTCCCCCTTCCGCTGCTTCTGAAGTAAGTAAGGCAAAGAGCAACTGTTACAGGATTTCAGTACTGAATCTATCAGAGAGCAAGTAACTAATCTTTCCTTGGAGAATTAATGCGAAGGGAGGAAGCCAAAACTACTTACATGCAAGGAAAAGTCATGATATCGGGCaactttgttctcttttccagCTTGCTTTATCAATGTGATGTTGAGTTGCATCAATGAAGTGGTTCTAGGAAATATAACTGTATTGTATGTAAATCCTCTTCCTTGCCCCTGCAGTTTGAGAATCACACAAATGCAGAATTATCTGCTAGCTCTGTAAGAACAGTAACAAACTCGTGGCAACTATGCTCTGCGTGGATTTTATCACTTCTAACAGTGCTGGCAAACTCCATGCCTGAAATAAAATCCCTAGATAAAACAGTAAACTTCCAAATGCTGGTCTGGCCAGGGTAGTTTAAGTCTGTCCTGCGGGCTTTCTTTTAAGTGTGAATGTCTTGCCCCACAGACTGCTAATGGTAAGTACCGGTTCTGATGTTTTGTGACAATTCATCTGTCaggaaagacagcaagaaaCTAACTTCACAGCCTCAGCTGTAGCAAATTACTCACAGGAAGCCTCATTCATTTGTCTCCAAGTGACTTGAAATTGGGTCTCAGCTAATTCCAGTCTTGCTGTGCCAGCACTTAACATGAGTTTCCTGATGCCCTcttgaaaagcagaacaaaacagtttAAGCTAGTAATGCCTGCTTCTGGTTTCCTTTCAGGTGAATCATGATTCCAGTCACTGAATTGCGCTACTTTGCTGACACTCAGCCAGCATACCGCATCCTGAAGCCATGGTGGGATGTCTTCACAGACTACATTTCCATAGTGATGCTGATGATTGCAGTGTTCGGAGGGACGCTTCAGGTCACCCAGGACAAAATGATTTGTTTGCCCTGTAAATGGGTTACCAAAGACTCTTGCAATGACTCAGTCAGAGGTTGGACAGCTGCAACCTCAGAGCGTACCTACTATAACTCTAGTCTTGTTCCCTCTACTGATACAGGGCCTACGGGGATTCGATATGATTTGGACCGGCACCAGTATAACTATGTGGATGCGGTGTGTTATGAGAACCGTCTTCACTGGTTTGCCAAGTATTTTCCTTATCTGGTGCTGCTGCATACTCTCATCTTCCTGGCTTGTAGCAACTTCTGGTTCAAATTCCCAAGGACCAGCTCCAAGCTGGAGCATTTTGTGTCTATTTTGCTTAAGTGTTTTGACTCTCCGTGGACAACGAGGGCATTATCTGAGACAGTGGTGGAAGAGAGTGATACCAAGCCAGCATTTGGGAAAATGAATGGCTCCATGGACAAGAAATCCTCCACGGTCAGTGAGGATGTGGAAGCCACTGTTCCCATGCTGCAGAGAACAAAGTCTCGAATTGAGCAAGGGATTGTGGACCGGTCTGAGACTGGTGTCTTGGACAAAAAGGAAGGTGAACAGGCCAAAGCACTCTTtgagaaagtgaaaaagttCCGCACGCATGTGGAAGAGGGAGATATAGTTTATCGCCTGTACATGAGACAGACCATCATCAAAGTGATCAAGTTCATTCTGATCATCTGCTACACTGTTTACTATGTCAACAACATAACGTTTGATGTTGACTGTAAAGTGGACATTGAGAGCTTGACTGGCTACAGGATGTACCGCTGTGCTCATCCTTTGGCCACTCTCTTCAAAATCCTGGCATCTTTCTACATCAGTTTGGTGATATTCTATGGCTTGATCTGCATGTACACACTCTGGTGGATGTTGAGGCGTTCACTCAAGAAATACTCCTTTGAGTCCATCCGGGAGGAGAGCAGTTACAGTGACATTCCTGACGTGAAAAATGACTTTGCTTTTATGCTCCATCTGATCGATCAGTATGACCCCCTCTACTCCAAGCGCTTTGCTGTCTTTCTGTCGGAGGTGAGTGAGAACAAACTGCGGCAGCTGAACCTCAACAATGAGTGGACTTTGGAGAAGCTGCGCCAGAGGATCACCAAGAACTCCCAGGATAAGCTGGAATTGCATCTTTTCATGTTGAGTGGCATTCCTGACACGGTCTTTGACCTCATTGAGCTGGAGGTCTTGAAGCTGGAGCTTATCCCTGATGTCACTATTCCCCCAAGCATTGCTCAGCTCACCAGCCTTAAGGAACTGTGGCTCTACCACACAGCTGCCAAAATTGAGGCTCCAGCCCTTGCCTTCTTGAGGGAGAATTTGAAATCTCTCCACATCAAGTTCACAGACATCAAGGAGATTCCTCTTTGGATTTATAGCCTGAAGACACTAGAGGAGCTTCATCTGACAGGGAATTTGAGTGCTGAAAACAACCGGTACATTGTGATAGATGGATTGAGGGAGCTGAAGAGGCTGAAAGTGTTGAGGTTGAAGAGTAACCTCACCAAGCTGCCACAGGTGGTGACAGATGTTGGTGTGCATCTTCAGAAGCTTTCCATCAACAACGAGGGCACCAAGCTCATTGTTCTCAACAGCCTTAAGAAAATGGTCAACTTGACAGAACTTGAGCTGATCCGTTGTGACTTGGAACGCATTCCTCACTCTATCTTTAGCCTCCACAATCTGCAGGAGATAGACCTGAAGGACAATAACTTAAAGACCATTGAGGAAATCATCAGCTTCCAGCACTTACATCGTCTCACTTGCCTTAAATTGTGGTACAACCACATTGCCTACATCCCCATGCAAATAGGCAACCTAACCAATTTAGAACGCCTTTACCTGAATCGTAACAAGATAGAAAAGATCCCTACCCAGCTGTTCTATTGCCGAAAACTTCGGTATTTGGATCTCAGCCACAACAACTTGACTTCCATACCGCCAGACGTTGGACTTCTTCAAAACCTGCAGAATCTAGCTGTGACAGCCAACAGGGTAAGTGAGCAAGGAGCTGAGCGTTCCTGTGTGAGTAAAAGTAACTCTGGCACTTTTGTTATCTGTGTGATTAAACATGCTACAGTGGTGTGTGAAGTACTCCTGGCACTGCTGTTCTATTTAAATTCTCaagcttttgtttctctctgggGGGTTTATCTAAGGCAAAGCATTGCAAATAACTCCAGGGGCAAGCCTTTCTTCGAACAGCCCTTGTTCTGTAGCATTTCCTTTCTTAACAGTGAAACTGCTTCTGAGTGCCAGTTGGAGGCTGTTAGAAATCCTGCCTGTCAGTTGTTTCTCTGCAGTTGGAAGCTTGTAGTCTCTAGATTGACATCAGTTTTGGGCTTAAAATGGAGATCTGAGAAACTGTAGTCTTAATCTAGAACTATGCACTTAAGCCTATGTACTTCAGACATGTACATACACTATGGCAGCAGCCATCTAAGGCATGTATGTGTGGGGCTTACAGCTTTGCTTATAGTACTCTGCATTTCCAGGGAACGCTCCATAGTTTGGTCTTGTAAGCATGCACTTTTTGTGAGAAGTTGGGTATGGACAGACTTACAAAAAACAGTTCTTAAGctctaacttttaaaatgcattgtcTCATTCCACAAAGGTGACTTTGGAGAGAGCAAAGCAATCTTCTGCAGTGTCCTTACTCAGGGCAGAGTGAACTAAACCAGGTTTATCAGTTGGCAGTCAGTTAGATGTGAAAGTGTGAACTGTGGCAATTCCTTGACTTTCAGAGGGGAGGAAATATGATGGCACCTTGCTATGCCTCAGCATGATGGCTGTGGGTTTTCTTGTGTAATCCCGGATAGGTTAAGTCCAAGCCTTAACTGTTTAAGTCTGTCTAAGCACACGGCAGGTTAGAGGGGATGACCAAGTGTGCTATGCTGCCTGATTACCACAAGTTGTTTCTTGGCTTGTGATGGGGGGCATTTACTTGCTTAAAGCAAACTGTACCcatgttttttcctgaatcCTTGTTCCTGTGTTTGGGATTAAGGAGACTTCATTTGCCATGTATCACAAAGATCAGTCTGTGACTGCACAGACTGATGTGCTGAGCGGAATGGCTTGTTGAAGTTTTCATTCATTCTGTTTGCAAATTCCTGGGAGGCTCTTTTTCTCTTGGAGTTTATTACCACCTAAAGTTGCAAAAGGCTCTAACATAACTACAAATTGCAGACAGATCTAATTAGTGGCTTCTGGGTTCTTCTGGGAACATGCAGTAGAATTGTCCTGGAGCAGTTCTAGTTTTCACTGTCATATATTAAGATCCTTACTGCTATTGGCAAGATGTATTCATAACTGAACACTCAAATTCTCTGTGAGAGGCAGACAAAGCAACTCTAGTATGGTTTGGCTTTTCACAGGGGAAGCGCACTCAGATCAAGTATTTAATTGCTAATGCAGTTCATTATTACACAGAGTTCCTAAAACTCCAGCCAGCATTTTGAAGTTAGTGTCTGAAAGTTCTGGTCTGTGTTGTGCCACTGAAGAGTAACAGCAGACAAGCAGCAGCCATTCAGCTATCCCAGTTTAATAGCTGCTCACTCAGTTTTCCCAGCACTAACGGACTGGATGGCTGTGCATCTGTTTGTATTGGTGGTTTAAGCTCTGGTAAACTTTATGGTATGTGCACATCATTTCATATTAAGTtagaaaccaaaatattttcttggggCAAGTGGGGCTGGTATGGGCAGTTTCTGAGGATGGCATTAACCAAAGACGAGGGAGTCTTAAAGATTCTTAAACTACTGTTCGGAACTCGGATAATTCTGTACCATTTGTCTTCTGGCAACCTTCCTAGCACAGCTTCCCGAGGGTTAATCTGCAGTGTATCCTCTGCAGTCTTGGGGTGGAGCATCTCTTGGATGAAAAGGAGTTACAGGCAGCTccattttctgcagcacagtGTGGCACCAcccatttctctctgaaaaaaaccgCTAATGCTACAGGAAGGCTGGAGCAGCCTTTGCTCCAGTGTGTTCTGAAACAAAAGGTGATGAGGACCTAGTGAAACAGCTAAGCTGTTTGTGTCCTCTGCAGGTGCCTGGGCAAGGCCACAATTGCCCTGGGGCTCTGACAGCCTGGTTGGTTACAGTAAACAGTGACAGCAAGAAACACAAGGGCTGGTAGGCTGGCATTTCCCAAGGCCAGGAATTATCTCAAATGGCCTCTCCTAGCTCAGCAGTCTTAGCAAATAGAGACTTCTGGAGTTGGCTGGTACTAGTGTACCATTCTGGGAAGCAGGCTGTATTATAGCACATTGCTTCCTTCCTAAACCAATACTTGTCCCTTAAATAACACTATTATTTTCAAGAGTCTGTGATCATTTGATTGCATGttgctgtttgcaaaacacTCAACAGTACCAGTAACAATGACTGAATTGAACTGTCTTTAATTGGTCTGGTCTCATCTTGGCTTTTCCTTGGACTCCATCTCATTCAGAACTGATTACAGCCTAATTTAGCCATGAATGATATAATGCataatttaagttttaaaaaggtCATGGTTCCATTTAAAGGCAAATGATAGCCTCCAAGATGAGACTTTGAATTAAGGCGAGAATACTGAATTGCTACATTTAGTTCATAGCCTAGTGTTTGTTAAACCTTAGCCATATTGTTTTCCTAGAAATTCTTTGGGAGGATTGGACTATTAAAAGGCTTTAATAGAAATAAGCCTATTAAATTAGTGACTCATGGATACATGAAGATGGTGGTGGGAAAGCTAGCAGCTGGtggcttcatttttttgttgcatttttggCACTGTCAAAAAAACCTGTGCTTTGGAGCCTAGAAAGTCTGCAACATTTCAAAGCCCTACAGAAATGATGGAAGAATAGTCCCAGTTCTCAGCGCCTGGAGATCATACCCACGTAGCCTCTGCTCTTATTACAGCAAAACTAGGAGTCTTGACTAAATCTGGTCTTTATGGTGTTAAGTATAATACCAATTGTACAATGGCTACTTAAAGCAAAGGAGCTATGATCCAATGATGGTATAAAGGGGTTGGGATAGAAAGAAGCTAATATAGATGGGAGCATGTGACAGCATAGGCCAGCTGTGAGCAGGTTTCTGGTCGTCTAATTCTGTTCTTGGTGATGTCTTCTGCTTTAGCCACCGTCATTGGTGATCTTTTGTAACTAATGTGATAGAGTGTCTGAAAGAGGAATCCATACAATCATGGGGTAGTGACTTTTACGTTGGGAACAGTCCTTATGGTGGAAAGTAAGAGCTCACTCAAGGGAAGTGGATGATCGAAAACAAGTGCTCTGTAAACCTTGAAGCATTCTGTGGGCTTGTTGGTCTCTTATGAGCATGTGTCCATGTTTGCTGGTGACTTTGCCTAtgattgatttccttttttttttcagattgagAGTCTCCCACCAGAGCTGTTCCAGTGCAGGAAGCTGAGAACCTTGAACCTGGGAAACAACGTGCTGCAGTCACTTCCGTCCCGGGTTGGAGAGCTGACAAATCTGTCGCAGATAGAGCTACGAGGGAACCGCTTGGAGTGCCTGCCTGTGGAGCTGGGAGAATGTCCTCTG
Above is a window of Gymnogyps californianus isolate 813 chromosome 18, ASM1813914v2, whole genome shotgun sequence DNA encoding:
- the LRRC8A gene encoding volume-regulated anion channel subunit LRRC8A isoform X1, which produces MIPVTELRYFADTQPAYRILKPWWDVFTDYISIVMLMIAVFGGTLQVTQDKMICLPCKWVTKDSCNDSVRGWTAATSERTYYNSSLVPSTDTGPTGIRYDLDRHQYNYVDAVCYENRLHWFAKYFPYLVLLHTLIFLACSNFWFKFPRTSSKLEHFVSILLKCFDSPWTTRALSETVVEESDTKPAFGKMNGSMDKKSSTVSEDVEATVPMLQRTKSRIEQGIVDRSETGVLDKKEGEQAKALFEKVKKFRTHVEEGDIVYRLYMRQTIIKVIKFILIICYTVYYVNNITFDVDCKVDIESLTGYRMYRCAHPLATLFKILASFYISLVIFYGLICMYTLWWMLRRSLKKYSFESIREESSYSDIPDVKNDFAFMLHLIDQYDPLYSKRFAVFLSEVSENKLRQLNLNNEWTLEKLRQRITKNSQDKLELHLFMLSGIPDTVFDLIELEVLKLELIPDVTIPPSIAQLTSLKELWLYHTAAKIEAPALAFLRENLKSLHIKFTDIKEIPLWIYSLKTLEELHLTGNLSAENNRYIVIDGLRELKRLKVLRLKSNLTKLPQVVTDVGVHLQKLSINNEGTKLIVLNSLKKMVNLTELELIRCDLERIPHSIFSLHNLQEIDLKDNNLKTIEEIISFQHLHRLTCLKLWYNHIAYIPMQIGNLTNLERLYLNRNKIEKIPTQLFYCRKLRYLDLSHNNLTSIPPDVGLLQNLQNLAVTANRIESLPPELFQCRKLRTLNLGNNVLQSLPSRVGELTNLSQIELRGNRLECLPVELGECPLLKRSGLVVEEDLFNTLPLEVKERLWRADKEQA
- the LRRC8A gene encoding volume-regulated anion channel subunit LRRC8A isoform X2, with protein sequence MIPVTELRYFADTQPAYRILKPWWDVFTDYISIVMLMIAVFGGTLQVTQDKMICLPSATSERTYYNSSLVPSTDTGPTGIRYDLDRHQYNYVDAVCYENRLHWFAKYFPYLVLLHTLIFLACSNFWFKFPRTSSKLEHFVSILLKCFDSPWTTRALSETVVEESDTKPAFGKMNGSMDKKSSTVSEDVEATVPMLQRTKSRIEQGIVDRSETGVLDKKEGEQAKALFEKVKKFRTHVEEGDIVYRLYMRQTIIKVIKFILIICYTVYYVNNITFDVDCKVDIESLTGYRMYRCAHPLATLFKILASFYISLVIFYGLICMYTLWWMLRRSLKKYSFESIREESSYSDIPDVKNDFAFMLHLIDQYDPLYSKRFAVFLSEVSENKLRQLNLNNEWTLEKLRQRITKNSQDKLELHLFMLSGIPDTVFDLIELEVLKLELIPDVTIPPSIAQLTSLKELWLYHTAAKIEAPALAFLRENLKSLHIKFTDIKEIPLWIYSLKTLEELHLTGNLSAENNRYIVIDGLRELKRLKVLRLKSNLTKLPQVVTDVGVHLQKLSINNEGTKLIVLNSLKKMVNLTELELIRCDLERIPHSIFSLHNLQEIDLKDNNLKTIEEIISFQHLHRLTCLKLWYNHIAYIPMQIGNLTNLERLYLNRNKIEKIPTQLFYCRKLRYLDLSHNNLTSIPPDVGLLQNLQNLAVTANRIESLPPELFQCRKLRTLNLGNNVLQSLPSRVGELTNLSQIELRGNRLECLPVELGECPLLKRSGLVVEEDLFNTLPLEVKERLWRADKEQA
- the LRRC8A gene encoding volume-regulated anion channel subunit LRRC8A isoform X3; its protein translation is MVGCLHRLHFHSDADDCSVRRDASGPTGIRYDLDRHQYNYVDAVCYENRLHWFAKYFPYLVLLHTLIFLACSNFWFKFPRTSSKLEHFVSILLKCFDSPWTTRALSETVVEESDTKPAFGKMNGSMDKKSSTVSEDVEATVPMLQRTKSRIEQGIVDRSETGVLDKKEGEQAKALFEKVKKFRTHVEEGDIVYRLYMRQTIIKVIKFILIICYTVYYVNNITFDVDCKVDIESLTGYRMYRCAHPLATLFKILASFYISLVIFYGLICMYTLWWMLRRSLKKYSFESIREESSYSDIPDVKNDFAFMLHLIDQYDPLYSKRFAVFLSEVSENKLRQLNLNNEWTLEKLRQRITKNSQDKLELHLFMLSGIPDTVFDLIELEVLKLELIPDVTIPPSIAQLTSLKELWLYHTAAKIEAPALAFLRENLKSLHIKFTDIKEIPLWIYSLKTLEELHLTGNLSAENNRYIVIDGLRELKRLKVLRLKSNLTKLPQVVTDVGVHLQKLSINNEGTKLIVLNSLKKMVNLTELELIRCDLERIPHSIFSLHNLQEIDLKDNNLKTIEEIISFQHLHRLTCLKLWYNHIAYIPMQIGNLTNLERLYLNRNKIEKIPTQLFYCRKLRYLDLSHNNLTSIPPDVGLLQNLQNLAVTANRIESLPPELFQCRKLRTLNLGNNVLQSLPSRVGELTNLSQIELRGNRLECLPVELGECPLLKRSGLVVEEDLFNTLPLEVKERLWRADKEQA